In a genomic window of Octadecabacter temperatus:
- a CDS encoding P-II family nitrogen regulator — protein sequence MKLIIATIKPFKLEEVREALTSIGVRGMMVTEIKGFGAQSGHTEIYRGAEYAVNFVPKVKLEIVVTAAMADEVVQTIATTAKTDKIGDGKIFVLDVQSTLRIRTGETNDDAI from the coding sequence GTGAAACTCATTATCGCAACAATCAAACCGTTCAAGCTGGAGGAAGTTCGCGAAGCGCTGACGTCCATCGGTGTTCGGGGAATGATGGTAACAGAAATCAAAGGCTTCGGAGCGCAATCCGGCCACACTGAAATCTACCGCGGCGCTGAGTACGCGGTGAACTTCGTTCCAAAAGTAAAACTCGAAATCGTTGTCACGGCGGCAATGGCCGATGAAGTCGTTCAGACCATCGCAACAACCGCCAAGACCGACAAAATCGGTGATGGCAAGATCTTCGTGCTGGACGTGCAAAGCACCCTGCGCATTCGCACCGGCGAAACAAATGACGACGCAATCTAA